A window of the Paraburkholderia sp. ZP32-5 genome harbors these coding sequences:
- a CDS encoding DeoR/GlpR family DNA-binding transcription regulator, protein MLAEQRHQYILAQVAKNGALSVAELVRELNVSRETIRRDLNALAGRGLLVTTHGGALSSDRREPDLDTREAENASAKRAIGERAAEFVPDGASLIIDSGSTTQAVARALLDRHRLTVYTNDWRIALLLGRRNENRVTLLGGELSEIEDATFGLDTVHQLTQYHADFAFIGAGGISPDGYLSDYSRMAAEVRSRMIAAADMVVIVADHSKFGRVTPVRINGIESARYLVTELAPERALGKAITAHGPEILIA, encoded by the coding sequence ATGCTTGCAGAACAACGTCATCAATACATCCTCGCGCAAGTCGCAAAGAACGGAGCTCTCTCGGTCGCGGAACTGGTGCGCGAACTGAACGTTTCACGCGAGACGATCCGCCGCGATCTCAATGCTCTGGCCGGCCGCGGCCTGCTCGTGACGACCCATGGCGGCGCCTTGTCGAGCGACCGGCGCGAGCCCGATCTCGATACGCGCGAAGCCGAGAACGCGAGCGCCAAGCGCGCGATCGGCGAGCGCGCGGCCGAGTTCGTGCCGGACGGCGCATCGCTGATCATCGACTCGGGCAGCACCACGCAGGCGGTCGCGCGGGCGCTGCTCGACCGGCATCGGCTGACGGTCTATACCAACGACTGGCGCATCGCGCTGCTGCTCGGCCGGCGCAACGAGAACCGCGTGACGCTGCTCGGCGGCGAGTTGTCGGAGATCGAAGACGCGACCTTCGGCCTCGACACCGTGCACCAGCTCACGCAGTACCACGCGGATTTCGCGTTTATCGGCGCGGGCGGCATTTCGCCGGACGGCTATCTGAGCGATTACAGCCGCATGGCCGCCGAGGTGCGCAGCCGGATGATCGCCGCGGCCGACATGGTGGTGATCGTCGCCGACCATTCGAAGTTCGGACGCGTGACGCCGGTGCGTATCAACGGCATCGAGTCGGCGCGTTATCTGGTCACCGAGCTGGCGCCGGAGCGCGCGCTCGGTAAGGCGATCACCGCGCACGGTCCGGAAATTCTGATCGCGTGA
- a CDS encoding 2-aminoethylphosphonate ABC transporter permease subunit, producing MSSLSSPDTSTPLGLSAEAEAAADARRLASAAAHTAAVKRRERRAQWHLLFIAVVVLGPLVIYPLVRLVLLSLSDAHGLSVHAYATFFGNPETRGVIGTTLGILFASASLASLLGVALAALLFFKPFPGARMVTRFLELFVAFPSFLVAFTLIFLYGSQGSVSIGLQRLFNLQNPPLDFLFGIGGVILAEVVFYTPFVVRPTLASFALLDQRLIEAARSLGANGLMVAFRVILPLAWPGIAAGTILCFLLTLNEFGILLVLGSAHLITLPVAIYSAATVDLDLPTAAAGAVVMLLMSLSLYALYRRVNRRKVKGAGHGR from the coding sequence ATGTCGTCCTTATCAAGCCCTGATACGTCTACGCCGCTCGGCCTGTCCGCCGAAGCCGAGGCGGCCGCCGACGCACGCCGGCTCGCGAGCGCCGCGGCACACACCGCCGCGGTGAAGCGGCGCGAACGCCGCGCGCAATGGCATCTGCTGTTCATCGCGGTGGTGGTGCTCGGCCCGCTCGTGATTTATCCGCTGGTGCGGCTCGTGCTGCTGAGCCTCTCCGACGCGCACGGCCTGAGCGTGCATGCGTACGCAACGTTTTTCGGCAATCCCGAAACGCGCGGCGTGATCGGCACGACGCTCGGCATCCTGTTTGCGAGCGCGAGCCTTGCTTCGCTGCTCGGCGTGGCGCTCGCGGCGCTGCTGTTCTTCAAGCCGTTTCCCGGCGCGCGGATGGTCACGCGTTTTCTGGAGCTGTTCGTCGCGTTCCCGTCGTTTCTCGTCGCGTTCACGCTGATCTTTCTGTACGGCTCGCAGGGTTCGGTCAGTATCGGCTTGCAGCGGCTTTTCAATCTGCAGAACCCGCCGCTCGATTTTCTGTTCGGCATCGGCGGCGTGATTCTCGCGGAAGTGGTGTTCTATACGCCGTTCGTCGTGCGGCCGACGCTCGCATCGTTCGCGCTGCTCGACCAACGGCTGATCGAAGCCGCGCGCAGCCTCGGCGCGAACGGTCTGATGGTTGCGTTCCGCGTGATCCTGCCGCTCGCGTGGCCGGGTATCGCGGCGGGCACGATCCTGTGTTTTCTGCTGACGCTGAACGAGTTCGGCATCCTGCTCGTGCTTGGCAGCGCGCATCTGATCACGCTGCCGGTGGCGATCTATAGCGCGGCGACCGTCGATCTCGATCTGCCGACCGCCGCCGCGGGCGCGGTCGTGATGCTGCTGATGTCGTTGTCGCTGTACGCGTTGTACCGGCGCGTCAATCGTCGCAAGGTCAAAGGAGCCGGTCATGGCCGTTGA
- the phnV gene encoding 2-aminoethylphosphonate ABC transport system, membrane component PhnV — MAVELDPTVLPVMHKKGRPVRHSLAVRLLGSLFLGFAALLCFWLFVLPVLVVALSSVASHWSGTILPDGFSMRWFERLSSSDFDALTTSLEVGMGVAILGTAIGLWLALALEGRDRRGLGAVVDTIAMMPNGVPSVVLGLAVLIAYHKRPLDLSSSAAIVVFVQLALVLPFCYRCAAAALRPELTVLREAAASLGAPPSMVLRRVVLPQLVPAIRASLALGFALSLGELGATLTVYPPGFATVPIVVVGQVERGYYLPASALSLILLLVSLVALLLIAARAPRRRID; from the coding sequence ATGGCCGTTGAACTCGATCCGACCGTGCTGCCGGTCATGCACAAGAAGGGCCGGCCGGTGCGGCACAGCCTCGCGGTGCGTCTATTGGGCAGTCTGTTTCTCGGCTTTGCCGCGCTGCTGTGCTTCTGGCTGTTCGTGCTGCCGGTGCTGGTCGTCGCGCTATCGAGCGTCGCGTCGCACTGGTCCGGCACGATCCTGCCCGACGGCTTCAGCATGCGCTGGTTTGAGCGCCTGAGTTCGAGCGACTTCGATGCGCTGACGACGAGCCTCGAAGTCGGCATGGGCGTCGCGATACTCGGCACGGCGATCGGGCTGTGGCTCGCGCTGGCGCTCGAAGGACGCGACCGGCGCGGCCTCGGCGCGGTCGTCGATACGATTGCGATGATGCCCAACGGCGTGCCGAGCGTGGTGCTCGGCCTCGCGGTGCTGATCGCGTATCACAAGCGGCCGCTCGACCTGTCGAGCTCCGCCGCGATCGTCGTGTTCGTGCAGCTCGCGCTGGTGCTGCCGTTCTGCTACCGCTGCGCAGCCGCCGCGCTGCGCCCGGAACTCACTGTGCTGCGCGAGGCGGCCGCGAGCCTCGGTGCGCCGCCGTCGATGGTGCTGCGCCGCGTCGTGCTGCCGCAGCTGGTGCCGGCGATCCGCGCGAGCCTTGCGCTCGGCTTCGCGCTGTCGCTCGGCGAGCTGGGCGCGACGCTGACCGTCTATCCGCCTGGATTCGCGACCGTGCCGATCGTCGTGGTCGGGCAGGTCGAGCGTGGTTATTACCTGCCGGCTTCCGCGTTGTCGCTGATTCTGCTACTGGTGTCGCTGGTCGCGTTGCTGCTGATCGCGGCCCGCGCGCCGCGTCGCCGGATCGACTGA
- a CDS encoding DMT family transporter, translating to MLASFIAAVFVVLWSTGFVVARAITPYADPNLFLLARFGGTAVIFTLAALTARAAWPTGRDLGKHLAAGALLQGVYLGAGYWAVAQGLSAGVMALLGALQPLATAAVAAPLFGERLSRRGWSGMALGLAGVVLVLTPKLAAATPPTHGTAPAWLVVLISIVAVAAITAGTLFQKTSLARADIRSASAVQNIGAAIVAGGLALALGEHRWIGSPTLWASLAWGVVMLSGISVTLLVWIVRRGDAARATALMFLAPPLAALEGYIGFGETLLPVQIAGFAVALAGVLLARS from the coding sequence ATGCTCGCTTCCTTTATCGCCGCCGTTTTCGTCGTGTTGTGGTCGACCGGCTTCGTGGTCGCCCGCGCGATCACGCCTTACGCCGACCCCAATCTGTTTCTGCTCGCCCGCTTCGGCGGTACCGCCGTCATCTTCACACTGGCCGCGCTGACCGCGCGCGCGGCATGGCCGACAGGCCGCGACCTCGGCAAGCATCTGGCCGCGGGCGCGCTGCTGCAAGGCGTCTACCTCGGCGCCGGCTACTGGGCCGTCGCGCAGGGCCTGAGCGCCGGCGTGATGGCGTTGCTCGGCGCGCTGCAGCCGCTCGCGACGGCCGCGGTCGCCGCACCGCTGTTCGGCGAGCGGCTGTCGCGGCGCGGCTGGAGCGGGATGGCGCTAGGACTTGCAGGCGTCGTGCTAGTGCTCACGCCGAAACTCGCCGCCGCGACACCGCCGACGCACGGCACCGCGCCCGCGTGGCTGGTCGTGCTGATATCGATCGTCGCGGTGGCGGCGATCACGGCGGGCACGCTGTTCCAGAAGACGTCGCTTGCGAGGGCCGATATTCGCAGCGCGAGTGCCGTGCAGAACATCGGCGCGGCCATCGTCGCGGGCGGCCTGGCGCTCGCGCTCGGCGAGCATCGCTGGATCGGGTCGCCGACGCTATGGGCATCGCTCGCGTGGGGCGTCGTGATGCTCTCCGGCATCAGCGTCACGCTGCTGGTGTGGATCGTCCGGCGCGGCGACGCGGCGCGCGCGACCGCGCTGATGTTCCTCGCGCCGCCACTCGCCGCGCTCGAGGGATATATCGGCTTCGGCGAGACGCTGCTGCCGGTGCAGATCGCCGGCTTTGCCGTGGCGCTGGCGGGGGTGCTGCTGGCGCGCTCGTGA
- the phnS gene encoding 2-aminoethylphosphonate ABC transporter substrate-binding protein has protein sequence MKKTNSVHAAAGLARKLLPALVAAAAFGGVAMQAHAADAVVLYTADGLENLYKDVLPAFEKKEGVKVNIVTAGSGEVVNRATIEKDQPKADVLVTLPPFIQQADQSGLLQAYQSANYKNVPAIAKAPNGAWATFVNNYFSFAINPEVTKTQPKTFADLLHPDFTGKVAYSNPATAGDGMAVIILTSSLMGEDKAFDYLKKLEQSAKFHTKGTGYLDVLLSRNEIAVANGDLQMDLDDAANGGLSLKPVFLAAEPGGQPTTFQLPYAIGLIKNGPNQAEGKKLIDYLMSTEVQSKVPDIFGIPGRSDVPLAGKNGAAVKQAIAGVKLIPVDWNQVMAKKADWTARWKNDVIGSSGKETEVVKPK, from the coding sequence ATGAAAAAGACGAATTCTGTGCACGCTGCGGCGGGCCTTGCGCGCAAACTGCTGCCGGCGCTGGTCGCCGCCGCCGCGTTTGGCGGCGTCGCGATGCAAGCTCATGCGGCCGATGCCGTGGTGCTGTACACCGCCGACGGCCTCGAAAATCTGTACAAGGACGTGCTGCCGGCCTTCGAAAAGAAGGAAGGCGTGAAGGTCAATATCGTCACGGCGGGTAGCGGTGAAGTCGTCAATCGCGCGACCATCGAGAAAGATCAGCCGAAGGCCGACGTGCTCGTCACGCTGCCGCCGTTCATCCAGCAAGCCGACCAGAGCGGCCTGCTGCAGGCGTACCAGAGCGCCAACTACAAGAACGTGCCGGCCATCGCGAAGGCGCCGAACGGCGCATGGGCGACTTTCGTGAACAACTATTTCTCGTTCGCGATCAACCCGGAAGTCACGAAGACCCAGCCGAAGACTTTCGCCGATCTGCTGCACCCGGATTTCACCGGCAAGGTTGCCTATTCGAATCCGGCGACCGCCGGCGACGGCATGGCCGTGATCATCCTGACCTCGTCGCTGATGGGCGAAGACAAGGCGTTCGACTATCTGAAGAAGCTCGAGCAGAGCGCCAAGTTCCACACCAAGGGCACGGGCTACCTCGACGTGCTGCTGTCGCGTAACGAAATCGCGGTGGCCAACGGCGATCTGCAGATGGATCTCGATGATGCGGCCAACGGCGGGCTGTCGCTGAAGCCGGTGTTCCTCGCCGCCGAGCCGGGCGGCCAGCCGACCACGTTCCAACTGCCGTACGCGATCGGCCTGATCAAGAACGGCCCGAACCAGGCCGAGGGCAAGAAGCTGATCGACTATCTGATGTCGACGGAAGTGCAGTCGAAGGTGCCGGACATCTTCGGCATTCCGGGTCGCAGCGACGTGCCGCTCGCCGGCAAGAACGGCGCGGCGGTCAAGCAGGCGATCGCTGGCGTGAAGCTGATTCCGGTCGACTGGAACCAGGTGATGGCGAAGAAGGCCGACTGGACCGCGCGCTGGAAGAACGACGTGATCGGTTCGTCGGGCAAAGAGACCGAAGTGGTCAAGCCGAAGTAA
- a CDS encoding phosphonate degradation HD-domain oxygenase, with translation MALSLDDIRSLFERYGSLAYSGEPVTQLEHALQSGALAEQGGANDELISAAVLHDLGHLLNLQGETPTQRGIDDLHQYYALPFLRPVFPEAVLEPIRLHVDAKRCLCAIDATYFGQLSADSVRSLALQGGIFSKEEADAFLQKPYAEDALRLRKWDDRAKEENCPTPDLDHYLGVVERVMRRHLTT, from the coding sequence GTGGCATTGAGTCTGGACGATATCCGATCGCTATTCGAGCGATACGGGAGTCTCGCGTATAGCGGCGAGCCGGTGACGCAACTCGAGCACGCGCTGCAGAGTGGTGCGCTGGCCGAGCAGGGTGGCGCGAACGATGAACTGATCTCCGCGGCGGTTTTGCACGACCTCGGGCATCTGCTTAATCTGCAAGGTGAAACGCCGACGCAGCGTGGTATCGACGATCTGCATCAGTATTACGCGCTGCCATTCTTGCGGCCGGTGTTTCCGGAGGCGGTGCTGGAGCCGATTCGCCTGCACGTCGATGCGAAGCGGTGCCTGTGTGCAATCGACGCGACTTATTTCGGCCAGCTTTCCGCCGATTCGGTGCGTAGCCTGGCATTGCAGGGCGGCATTTTCAGCAAGGAGGAGGCCGACGCGTTTTTGCAGAAGCCCTATGCCGAGGATGCGTTGCGTCTACGTAAATGGGACGATCGCGCAAAAGAAGAAAATTGCCCGACACCGGATCTTGATCATTATCTGGGCGTGGTCGAGCGGGTGATGCGCAGGCATCTGACTACCTGA
- a CDS encoding phosphonate utilization associated transcriptional regulator — protein sequence MTENMQSASVDPIEVVRRHSLTTLVRDAIERHIVDGTLAPGDKLNEADWAARLQVSRGPVREAFRALEQAGLVRTEKNRGVFVRTVSLAEADEIYAVRAVLEEAACRMLAARIDASKLAALRDWVDTMRAALASRDHDAYARANVAFHDSLVAAAGNVKLYDTYRRLVSELSLFRRVALVVQADAMERSLAEHRAILTALASRDAEQAAALMHAHVNGGLQRAHVACESARKPARDAAEDTAEGSAEADAAACLRGSRAR from the coding sequence GTGACCGAAAATATGCAGTCTGCTTCCGTCGATCCGATCGAGGTGGTGCGCCGGCATTCGTTGACGACGCTGGTGCGTGACGCCATCGAGCGGCATATCGTCGACGGCACGCTCGCGCCGGGCGACAAGCTCAACGAAGCCGACTGGGCGGCGCGGCTGCAGGTGTCGCGCGGACCCGTGCGCGAGGCGTTTCGCGCGCTCGAACAGGCCGGCCTCGTGCGCACCGAGAAGAACCGCGGCGTGTTCGTGCGGACGGTGTCGCTGGCGGAGGCGGATGAGATTTACGCGGTGCGCGCGGTGCTCGAAGAGGCCGCGTGCCGGATGCTGGCCGCGCGCATCGACGCCAGCAAGCTTGCGGCGCTGCGCGATTGGGTCGACACGATGCGCGCCGCGCTCGCTTCGCGCGATCACGACGCGTACGCGCGCGCGAACGTCGCGTTTCATGACTCGCTCGTCGCGGCGGCGGGCAATGTGAAGCTGTACGACACGTATCGAAGACTGGTTAGCGAGTTGAGCCTGTTCCGGCGAGTCGCGTTGGTGGTGCAGGCCGACGCGATGGAGCGCTCGCTTGCCGAGCATCGCGCGATCCTGACCGCGCTCGCGTCGCGCGACGCCGAGCAGGCCGCGGCGCTGATGCATGCGCATGTGAACGGCGGTTTGCAGCGCGCGCATGTGGCGTGCGAATCGGCACGCAAGCCGGCGCGCGACGCGGCGGAGGATACGGCGGAGGGTTCCGCCGAGGCGGATGCTGCCGCCTGCTTGCGAGGCTCGCGCGCAAGATGA
- the phnT gene encoding 2-aminoethylphosphonate ABC transport system ATP-binding subunit PhnT, with translation MNTASLAHPNAPGASADALDAAPSELPGGVQIDHLTVRFGTRTVLDDLSLTIQRGELLTVLGRSGCGKTTLLRFIAGFIEADGLAGTLTVAGHDLTHVPPHRRNLGLLFQSYALFPHLSVFENVAFGLRARRIPARDVARRVADALKLVQLGDAGHVMPAQLSGGMQQRVALARALVIEPDVLLLDEPLSALDANLRASVRSELKALHERLPNLTIVCVTHDQDDALVLSDRTLLMRDGRIAQLGTPQQLYDTPADGFVARYLGAANLLPPQVAFGMDDARHNERERVACLRPESLRIVPLGEGQLHGAITSVEWYGAVVSVSVVLDALPNEPVLVTMQRGHGMSPEKGARVSLRYEADDVVLIKP, from the coding sequence GTGAATACGGCCAGTCTCGCTCACCCCAACGCGCCTGGCGCTTCAGCGGATGCGCTCGATGCCGCGCCTTCGGAGCTGCCCGGCGGCGTGCAGATCGATCACCTGACGGTGCGCTTCGGTACGCGCACGGTGCTCGACGATCTCTCGTTGACTATCCAGCGCGGCGAGCTGCTCACCGTGCTCGGCCGCAGCGGTTGCGGCAAGACCACGTTGCTGCGTTTCATCGCGGGCTTCATCGAGGCGGACGGTCTCGCCGGCACGCTGACCGTCGCCGGTCACGACCTCACGCACGTGCCGCCGCACAGGCGCAATCTCGGTCTGCTGTTCCAGAGCTATGCGCTGTTCCCGCATCTGTCCGTATTCGAGAACGTCGCGTTCGGTTTGCGCGCGCGCCGTATCCCCGCGCGCGACGTCGCGCGCCGCGTCGCGGATGCGCTGAAGCTGGTGCAACTCGGCGACGCCGGTCACGTGATGCCCGCGCAACTGTCGGGCGGCATGCAGCAGCGCGTGGCGCTCGCCCGCGCGCTGGTGATCGAGCCCGACGTGCTGCTGCTCGACGAACCGCTATCGGCGCTCGACGCCAATCTGCGCGCGTCGGTGCGCTCCGAACTGAAGGCGCTGCATGAGCGTCTGCCGAATCTGACGATCGTCTGCGTCACGCACGATCAGGACGACGCGCTGGTGCTGTCCGACCGCACGCTGCTGATGCGCGACGGCCGCATCGCGCAGCTCGGCACGCCGCAGCAGTTGTACGACACGCCGGCCGATGGCTTCGTCGCGCGTTATCTCGGCGCGGCCAATCTGCTGCCGCCGCAAGTCGCGTTCGGCATGGACGACGCGCGCCACAACGAGCGCGAACGGGTTGCCTGTCTGCGTCCGGAATCGCTGCGGATCGTGCCGCTCGGCGAAGGGCAGTTGCATGGCGCGATCACGTCGGTCGAATGGTATGGCGCGGTGGTGTCGGTATCGGTCGTGCTCGATGCGCTGCCGAACGAACCCGTGCTCGTGACGATGCAGCGCGGCCACGGCATGTCGCCGGAAAAAGGCGCGCGCGTTTCCCTGCGTTACGAGGCTGACGATGTCGTCCTTATCAAGCCCTGA
- a CDS encoding ABC1 kinase family protein, with product MPPLFRRLLLLFHALRYGARLIWLAAPPEHKLHWMIELVGRVHASGRGGQQLHSVLPALGPLASRFAQTLAEHPELAGSTLHDAIDAVDHMETPLPPAESEQALARAFGRPLAELFSAVDLVAVRGGFAEQTHLARLVTPFKGHHEVAIKLVRTQQLQQIGDELALLRWVARWLEKLSRTARRLQLRALAQTFTDDILRRFDLRAEAANLSQTGHHFDGDRRVVIPDVIWELCTDHTLTMQRINTLPASDLAGLHAHRIKLAPLAAHIVEVVAEQAFEHGFFHATLDARRVRVSIEPDTLGRLVLAEFSIMSTLSSGEREFFVHGATALFDQDYGRLADMHRDAGHVPHDTRAEMLEAELRTRAEAHFAAQPEDRSAGSLFHHLLQGVLPFDGRVPSRLAGAQRSFQQAEMLARALHPGVDTWNIARRVLANIARRDLDHRGWLKRISHELPHLAHMLPRMPQLAVRYLQQQHDRAGTPRQNAELLADLAREYRRTRWLLWGCVVCGATLGAGAMLLMW from the coding sequence ATGCCGCCACTGTTTCGCCGTCTATTGCTGTTGTTCCATGCGCTGCGTTATGGCGCGCGCCTGATCTGGCTTGCCGCTCCGCCCGAGCACAAGCTGCACTGGATGATCGAGCTGGTCGGCCGCGTGCATGCGTCGGGGCGCGGCGGCCAGCAGTTGCACAGCGTGCTGCCCGCGCTCGGGCCGCTCGCGAGCCGTTTCGCGCAGACGCTCGCCGAGCACCCGGAACTGGCGGGCAGCACGCTGCACGATGCGATCGATGCGGTCGATCATATGGAAACGCCGCTGCCGCCGGCCGAATCGGAGCAAGCGTTGGCACGCGCGTTCGGACGTCCGCTTGCCGAGCTATTCAGCGCGGTCGATCTCGTCGCGGTGCGCGGCGGCTTTGCCGAGCAAACCCATCTCGCGCGGCTCGTGACACCGTTCAAAGGCCACCACGAAGTCGCGATCAAACTCGTGCGCACGCAGCAGTTGCAACAGATCGGTGACGAGCTCGCACTGCTGCGCTGGGTCGCGCGCTGGCTCGAAAAGCTGTCGCGCACCGCACGCCGCCTGCAACTTCGCGCACTCGCGCAAACCTTCACCGACGACATCCTGCGCCGCTTCGACCTGCGCGCCGAAGCCGCGAACCTGAGCCAGACCGGCCACCATTTCGACGGCGACCGGCGCGTCGTGATACCGGACGTGATCTGGGAACTGTGCACCGACCACACGCTGACGATGCAGCGCATCAACACGCTGCCGGCGAGCGATCTGGCGGGCCTGCACGCGCATCGGATCAAGCTCGCGCCGCTCGCCGCGCATATCGTCGAGGTGGTCGCCGAGCAGGCGTTCGAGCACGGCTTCTTCCATGCGACGCTCGACGCGCGCCGGGTGCGCGTGAGCATCGAACCGGACACGCTCGGGCGGCTGGTGCTCGCGGAATTTTCGATCATGTCGACGCTGTCGAGCGGCGAGCGCGAATTCTTCGTGCATGGCGCGACCGCGCTATTCGACCAGGACTACGGACGCCTCGCCGACATGCATCGCGACGCCGGTCACGTGCCGCACGACACCCGCGCCGAAATGCTCGAAGCCGAGTTGCGCACGCGCGCCGAAGCGCACTTCGCCGCGCAACCGGAAGACCGCTCGGCGGGTTCGCTGTTTCATCATCTGCTGCAAGGCGTGCTGCCGTTCGACGGCCGGGTGCCCAGCCGGCTCGCCGGCGCGCAGCGTTCGTTCCAGCAGGCGGAGATGCTGGCGCGGGCGCTGCATCCGGGCGTCGATACATGGAACATCGCGCGCCGCGTCCTGGCGAATATCGCGCGACGCGACCTCGATCATCGCGGCTGGCTCAAGCGCATCTCGCACGAACTGCCGCATCTCGCGCATATGCTGCCGCGGATGCCGCAACTGGCAGTGCGCTATCTTCAGCAGCAGCACGATCGCGCGGGTACGCCGCGGCAGAACGCGGAGTTGCTCGCGGATCTCGCGCGCGAGTACCGGCGCACGCGCTGGCTGCTATGGGGCTGCGTGGTGTGCGGCGCTACATTGGGCGCGGGGGCGATGCTGTTGATGTGGTGA
- the phnA gene encoding phosphonoacetate hydrolase encodes MTHSDPRTIEVNGRGYRLPSQPTVVVCVDGCEFAYLEAAVAAGVAPFIASMLEGGAAFRGDCVIPSFTNPNNLSIVTGVPPSVHGICGNYFWDPDANGGAGAAVMMNDPAYLRAGTLLAAAADAGAAVAVVTAKDKLRGLLGWQMKGICFSAEKADKVTLQENGIDNVLELVGLPLPDVYSAGLSEFVFAAGVRLAQTRKLDLMYLSTTDYIQHKWAPGTEGANAFYAMMDGYLAKLDALGWVIGLTADHGMNAKHDPQTGEPNVIYLQDLLDDWLGDSAARVILPITDPYVVHHGALGSFATVYLPPEIDVAPVIARIGLLPGIETVLERRAACARFELPADRIGDIVVIGTKHVVIGTRRDEHDLSGLTVPLRSHGGVSEQEVPLLFNRRVLGLDGDGGEGRRLRNFDIFDIALNRMAVS; translated from the coding sequence ATGACACATTCCGACCCACGCACGATCGAAGTCAACGGCCGCGGCTACCGGCTGCCCTCGCAACCGACGGTCGTCGTCTGCGTCGACGGCTGCGAGTTCGCTTATCTCGAAGCGGCGGTCGCGGCGGGCGTCGCACCGTTCATCGCGTCGATGCTCGAGGGCGGCGCTGCTTTCCGCGGCGACTGCGTGATTCCGTCGTTCACGAACCCGAACAACCTGTCGATCGTGACCGGCGTGCCGCCGTCGGTGCACGGCATCTGCGGCAACTACTTCTGGGATCCGGATGCGAACGGCGGCGCGGGCGCGGCGGTGATGATGAACGACCCCGCCTATCTGCGTGCCGGCACGCTGCTCGCGGCCGCTGCCGATGCGGGCGCCGCGGTCGCCGTCGTCACCGCGAAGGACAAGTTGCGCGGCCTGCTCGGCTGGCAGATGAAGGGCATCTGCTTTTCGGCGGAAAAGGCCGATAAGGTCACGCTGCAGGAAAACGGTATCGACAATGTGCTCGAACTGGTCGGGTTGCCGCTGCCTGACGTGTACAGCGCGGGGCTATCCGAATTCGTGTTCGCGGCCGGCGTGCGGCTTGCGCAGACGCGCAAGCTCGACCTGATGTACCTGTCGACCACCGATTACATCCAGCACAAATGGGCGCCCGGCACCGAAGGCGCGAACGCGTTCTACGCAATGATGGACGGCTACCTCGCGAAACTCGACGCGCTCGGCTGGGTAATCGGCCTCACCGCCGATCACGGCATGAACGCGAAGCACGATCCGCAAACCGGCGAGCCGAATGTGATCTATCTGCAGGACCTGCTCGACGATTGGCTTGGCGATTCGGCGGCGCGTGTGATTTTGCCGATTACCGATCCGTATGTCGTGCATCACGGTGCGCTCGGGTCGTTCGCGACGGTTTATCTGCCGCCGGAGATTGATGTCGCGCCGGTGATTGCGCGGATCGGGCTGCTACCGGGTATCGAAACCGTGCTCGAGCGGCGCGCCGCGTGTGCCCGTTTCGAACTGCCGGCGGATCGCATCGGCGATATTGTCGTGATCGGCACGAAGCACGTGGTGATTGGTACGCGGCGCGACGAGCATGATCTGTCCGGGCTGACCGTGCCGTTGCGCTCGCACGGCGGGGTGTCGGAGCAGGAGGTGCCGTTGCTGTTCAATCGGCGTGTTCTGGGGTTGGATGGTGATGGTGGTGAAGGCAGAAGACTGCGCAATTTCGATATCTTTGATATTGCGCTTAACCGGATGGCGGTCTCGTGA